ataatgttaatctaaattaaaatttaatattactaattaatatattttatctttaaaattttgaacaattattaactaaaaattaatttaaattgaatggttattttttgagattgagtatttactaaaaaaacaagagattaatattcaaatttaaacagtCTTAAAGAGTTTTACCTACGCTTGGTACAAATggttgagttttacctacattaGTCACTTGTAGGTAGAAGTATTTTTGagatttacctacactaattaaTGTCTGTAGGAAAAAGGCGTCCGTAGGCTtaggtcatttttcttgtagtgaatgcttatggacatctttcttcatatggggccaataaaacttttctttgagtaagacaagggtcttgtctatcccaaaatgGCCCATGAGGCCACCCTCATGGCTATGTTTCACAAATAATTTCCTGATGGATCCTTgaggtatgcaaagctttccctctttgaacaaatacccgtTAGCCAAATAGAACCCATCTTAAGCCTTTTGCCCATAACTCTCATaaataggagagaaatgttcatctgaagtgttataccctaatttcgtcagGGGACTGTCATTCATTGATTCTCGCTAGCCAAACTGTGTTGTTCGACACTAGTTACCGCATAAAATGAAGGATCATTCAATGTTTAGATTAGGAATGCGAAAGATACCAAAAGGAGGGGGCAAAAAGTTCTTTTCATTCAGtttcctggaccctagctcccccaggctagcctctggctcgcctagGTGAACCAATTGCTTCATGGCTAAGTCTCAgcttgcctgggtgagctgCAGGGCCACCAAATGCCATTTTTGGATATAAATAGACGTGAAGGGGGCTGagtaaagggttccaaggttcaGCATTGAAGGATATTGTGATAattgagagagaagaagaaagaagagaaaatgaagccGAGGCGCTACTGAATCACGACCGTGATCGACCCCTACATTGTTCCTTGTTCAGTGTTCTTCGTGTGGTCGTcgattagttttgttttttatattcgaatgtgatctatgcacccttatgGGTCCCCCTTgtgttttgtgcatattcatttCCTCCAACTATTATCGATGATCtcattttctttgtaaagttcaatcttaactgaTCACTAATGTTGTAAAGTTATCCTTAAAGAGGTTGGAAGTTAACGAAcgaaaaccaagataaaatcaacttataacTAActactttttatcaaatatcactagaaatcatttcaaggtccaactccttaacggttctctcctcttttcaaaagttaaaatatcatttcaaggtccaacgctttAAACGACAtttttgttcacaattaaaatgaatctttcaaaaaacataaaaccaacttAACACACAAAACATTCGGACTTAAAGAacaggtctgaattcctcatcgcacctcaggatacgtaggagcaagggcaatacccttgtcaaccccaaaaaaataaagaaacataaaaaagaaaacaacataattttgaagttacATTAtgtacactcgattaaaggttgtcgtccatTGTGACGGGTGTGTATACCTTTCCTGTGCgaaaacaactcccaaacccttcTTTTCCAAATTCCCAGACccccttttttggtttttcaaacGTTTTCGTCGAATAGGACAAAATGGgcacatattatatttttaatcactaaaatttttaggattttttattctagtccctgataaaaaattaaggaacatTGACTAGTAAGAAAAAGTTCAGGTATTACAAATAGAAATCCTAAAaagtttagagactaaaaagacAGTAAACcacaaaatttttttataatgtctAAGTCATTGATGATATTTGAGTTGAAAACCTGGTTATCTCATGCGcacaaaagcttcaagaataaagatcagattaaagtataaaaaaaatctttaaatcaTTAAATGCCATCGTTCTTTTATTCACTTgccatttattatttatttaatgtaaaatttaatgaaatccATAACTTATTTGGATTGAAGCCAAAAACATAAGATCTGATTCAGTGCAAATCTGTGTTCCTTTACTTTTCGAGAAAAATTTACTTCCGTAGAAAATGTCGCGTGCGATGTGCAACCCAACAATGGTGAGTAGGAGTGTTCTAGGGTCCCAAACGAGTTCAAAATCGGTGACAGAGACAATGAGTGGTTCCCACGAGTTTGTGATCAAGGGTTACTCACTAACGAAAGGAATGGGCATTGGGAAATACATCGTGAGTGAGACTTTCATAGTGGGAGGGTTCCAATGGGCCATATACTTTTTCCCTGATGGTAGGGACCCCAAAGATAATGCCGCTTATGTCTCTGTCTTTGTTGCACTCCATTCCAAGAGCACCAACGTTCGTGCGTTGTTCAATCTCACGTTGCTCGACCTATGCAAGAAAGGAGAGCACAAGGTTCATAGCCACTTCAGTCACTCCCTCACGATTGGGCCTTACACTCTCATAAACCATGGCAGCATGTGGTTAGTGTtagtgttttctttatttttattttaagaaaataaatattgaaatgtatcttagttttttaatatcttaaaatttagttttagtctctatacAAACTTATTATATTCGTATGTCCAACATTTATGTAAACAATATAGTCTTTAAAATAAAGCAAAGTGTTGTCAGGGGTTAAAGAGATAGCTCTTTTATTAGAATATaagacataaaaattaaatttccaaaGGAACTAGAGAACCTTGTGATTTTGGTGATATGATTTGGATATCATCATGATTTATTAGCTCTTGTATCCATTTTTTGTGGTGTACATTACGTAGTGATCAATGATGCACTTGTTCTGTAATAGGGGATATACGCGGTTTTTCAAACGGAGACACCTTGAGATGTCAAATTTTCTCAAGGATGACTGCTTGAAGATAAATTGCACTATTGCGGTTTTAGTGTCGTCCATAGATTCTTCTCAGTTAAACACAATACAGGTTCCTGAATCTGATATTGGTGAACATTTTGGGATGTTGTTAGAGGATGAGGAATCATTTGATGTTACTTTCTCGGTTGGTGGAGAAAGGTTTCATGCTCATAAGCTTGTTTTGGCAGCTCGATCAACCATGTTTgaaactcaattttttaatgCGATGAAGAAGGATGATCAGGAGATAGTTGTTATTGACATGGAACCTAAGGTTTTCAAGGTGTCACATTCATTAAAAGTTCCTCTTTTTCTCTATACCTTTGTAGCTGTTTTTTGTTCCACACAAGATAGATGCTATTTAATTCAGTTAAAATCTGGCCTATCGTTTGGTTGGTTATCTAATTTTAATCGTGTTCTATGTTGAGCAGGCTTTACTTCATTTTGTTTATAGAGACACTCTTTTGGAAGATGAAGAGCTCTTTATGTTGGATTCGTCATTCTTTCCTTCGTTGTCTGAATCATTTATAGCAAAGTTGTTAGCTGCTGGAGAAAAGTATGGTTTGCCAAGACTAATGTTAATGTGTGAATCTATACTTTGTAAAGACATATCTGTAGATTCTGTTGCCTATATTTTTGCTCTTGCTGATCGTTATTGTGCTACCCACTTGAAGTCCATCTGTCAAAAATTTTCTGCTGAAAACTTTGATGGTGAGTTTCCATGCTTAACTTTCAAACCCAACTCTACATTTGAGTTCATAGCCAATTACTTCTTAGCTTGTaatatattttcatcattttggTGTCTACATTATTTGTTAGTTGACAGTTGATTCTCatatcatttctttcattattatgTCTATTGCAGCCGTGATGCATTCTGATGGTTTTGAGTATCTTAAGAAAAATTGGCCATTACTGCAATCAGAACTGCTAAAGACTGGAGTAGGATGCGAGAAAGAATTTAGTTGAGAGGGAAAATACTAAATTGTATGTGCTTAATCCAAGGTCTAGTTTAGAGGAGTGACGACCTAAGATCCAAGGTTGGAAGAGAccagaaaaatataaaagaagattatatatatagttgtgcagtaatctttttatatattatattatgttactttataaatgaattgaaattaCATTCTTCTATAATGTCTCTATTTTATATGTCTAAATTAAAATGTGGTATGTGATTATAAAGAgtattttcttagttttttttccgtgttacatttaaaattcatgttaATGAATTTGTGGCTCACTATTACAAATCAGCATGCATGTGATAGAGATTCTCAACCCTTTGTCCTTTCTTTTGGAAATACATTTCACACACTTTCTCTATAATTAGGCCAAAGGTATCTTTCTCTCTCGTATGTTACCACATCTTCAAGTTTCATCCAAAATTTCCAAATTTCTTTGTCTCCCTCACCTAGTAAACTATTCAAGCTCCATCCACCATCAGTTCGTGACTATCTTTGCAATTCAGCAGCAAAATTTTGCACTCACCATGAGTATTCTTGCTTCTTTCATCTATCTATTTTTCTACTCTGCTTTACTTGCACTCTCTCTCTACTCTCACCCACAGGTTTTACCACCGCAACCAGCGGGTACAATCGCTGGTCATAGCCATTTTTCTTCACACCCGCATTGCTCAGTTTGTGCAGTTTCCAACTCTGAACAGTCAGAAACTTCTACCccctcttagtttttttttttttttttcatatcctTTCCCACTGCACATTGGATATGCCCTCCATCCTCTCTTCACCAAATTTTCACGCTGCAACAGCGTGCTCCACCAGAGAGACTCTGAATTTGGGTCCAACACCGCATTGAAAGTCATCGTTGTGACTCACAATGCCCAGTGTGGCATCAATCTGTGAGCTGATGAGCAGCAACAGAGAATTAATGTTCAAGGACATGACGGAGATGATACTGATCAGGCATACCAGATAGTGGACTTTAAGTTGATGATGCTGCAGCCAGTGGCATGTCCATGGTGGCAAGGTGGGAGAAATGGGATATGTACGAGAACATGAGAtacagagaagagagaaaggatATACGGGAACCGAGAACGTGATCACTAAGGAGAGAGAAATAGGATACATGAATTATGGAGGAGAgaaaattgagattttattttaattaaatgtataaaatttctttaataccctgaaataattaatttacatttaaaaaaatagattttttgtcCTAAATATTTTGGTGTACAATACTAAGATTGTTTTCGTAATTATTTGTTAtctaaaagtttaaaaagtacaaaattaaaataaaaggtaaaatctgatttcaaaattgaaaaaactgtCACTTATTGATGCTTTCAAGAAAGGAATAACTTCAGATTCACTTTGGAGTGTTCTTTACTCATTAAACCATTATACCTTGGAAGATACCCAGTTGTGTCCATTGTAGCTACAAAAAATGAACTCATCAGCATCTTCACGAGTATATCTTGATATGTTTGCATTGTGAAGGGAACATATGTTTTACACCCTACATGGCCTCAAAATGTTGAGGAATCTAAGCCCTTCTTCTGTACTGTCTGTTTTACAAATTCTAAACAAAATCTCACCTTGGCTGGTAGGTTCCCGAATCACATCTATTCCCACCATCATTGAATCTTGTTAACTTACATCATATCCTCTTCCTATGTTTTCGTAATTTccatcttgttttcttttttccttgtcaaccttctttgttgttttgaatCTTTATTTGTTCCTATTAACTAGGTGGCATTGAAAAAACCTATATAACATCTTCAAAGTAACACTTGtcgtaactttgatgaatgaaaaacTTGTGAgaaacacttcaaagttcaacttctctctctaATCTCCTTCAATTCCCACACCTCGCCCCCACCCCCCCTCCCCCTCTCTCTCTGGtattctcttcctccattgaagcttcctctttaagcttcttatccaagccactctcttggtggtgaagtttCTCCTTCCATGACTTATTCTCTAGTGGATGACGTCTCCTctaacctcttctcctttatctttcgCTGCAATTCCATGactaaaaatcaccattgatagaccttattgaagctcaaagatccagcctccatagaagcttcataAGCAAgcttccaacaagtggtatcagagcacaagagcttcaagtaggtgctccttaaacctccactaattttcagctttactttctcctccattgttgtttcttcgtttctctccatgtatctcctcacgtGTCTTGTGCTGAATGttgttaacataattttttagaagTTCCACCGATTAagcttgctatagaagctagatttgattttctatggttcaaattccttgttcttgaaccatgaattgtgttgagtttaggttcctttgagttttacattgtcaatttttttggctgaaacctaaaccataaaattcttacaaaaacattaaagtagaataaaacctcaaaaatctagaatgACAtattcacctattgtagttttgtcataaaagtcatgtctagtcatgaaacttgtcacataagattccttatgttgtgttgaattttatttttcttgtttctttgtctaactcatttgttcatgagtgtatgaaatttttttagcctataatttaatttgagtcaaatcttgcatgttaattagtccttaacatgttcatgcataattcttagagagtttttgattgtgaaccttttcttgaacttttaggtttccttatgattgtgtctattgtgaatttgagttttggtgattgaattgctggctgaaattttgatcctaagtgaatgttGAACTCCTAAAGCTGTCGTAAATAGGCTTAGTGAATTTAACATACATAGGAAAGTTGAAAGTAAACCAAAGGAAATCAATATATCatgcttaaaaaattcaaagtctgaaATCACTGGtgcgggcagcttgaacatacaaacttataaaaattactgggaatttgtcactttgaattttgagctgaactttttactgaattttcttgGCATCtagacaaaaattatataaaaagaaccaagtgatttggataaaataaaaaaataagaaaaatcatacaagttgacaggaaaaataaaa
The sequence above is a segment of the Glycine max cultivar Williams 82 unplaced genomic scaffold, Glycine_max_v4.0 scaffold_32, whole genome shotgun sequence genome. Coding sequences within it:
- the LOC100793753 gene encoding BTB/POZ and MATH domain-containing protein 4, with product MSNFLKDDCLKINCTIAVLVSSIDSSQLNTIQVPESDIGEHFGMLLEDEESFDVTFSVGGERFHAHKLVLAARSTMFETQFFNAMKKDDQEIVVIDMEPKVFKALLHFVYRDTLLEDEELFMLDSSFFPSLSESFIAKLLAAGEKYGLPRLMLMCESILCKDISVDSVAYIFALADRYCATHLKSICQKFSAENFDAVMHSDGFEYLKKNWPLLQSELLKTGVGCEKEFS